From Lytechinus pictus isolate F3 Inbred chromosome 6, Lp3.0, whole genome shotgun sequence, the proteins below share one genomic window:
- the LOC135154483 gene encoding uncharacterized protein LOC135154483, with product MAANFSTDQQCEGKECQSITDVTYYVEEKKRLCDECASEEKSIKRVKRGETNIYCEEHGEKVKLYCKTHGVPLCYSCAMIKHQQPCERQDINKAIKESRASLTVLREKAKGKSKKSRVCLNKIEQCTKHTDTHLQALKDKINSTIKEGINIDKAKEKMEADKINQEFDDQNQILQEEILKINEKIRKNNEEREKQLELIHTNAQIRQGQLNNKKTGLHRDIDNIVKEKERKIRELMKSLQDDTKIIENAIQTIDTVLEDDKNIVKDGHSVRMSVSDKLKKPLYKNDVKQITDIISCVRFVKSVGREKYDGRIGGYDGEWMLSDTINVKNKIIGPCIVGCIDECNVIITDTFSGSCRHTYMLDINTKDIQRVITGTDTSWVISCALLNDDKIVCGRRYKGCTRDSLTGSISVYDRQWMCINDVTIPRNTTRDTSCVDVAVDRDGMIIAAEWNQSKIYVINPADGKIVNTITCKQDVRMRGVLLSGHIIVQPYPRDERVLIIDRQGGQREIPHSDVIRNVSVDPITDDLYVVTSDDEGKTCMIDQVMSGNEVKKRRVTSFPVSTRLNKVNRIHLLFSSRVMISSSGKIITFDGDSILVFEKRLTF from the coding sequence ATGGCAGCTAATTTCTCCACAGACCAACAATGTGAAGGAAAGGAGTGTCAATCAATCACAGATGTGACGTACTACgtggaggagaagaagagacTATGTGATGAATGTGCCTCTGAGGAAAAAAGCATCAAAAGAGTTAAAAGAGgtgaaacaaatatttattgtgaagaaCATGGTGAAAAGGTAAAATTATACTGTAAAACTCATGGTGTACCATTGTGTTATTCATGCGCTATGATCAAACATCAACAGCCTTGCGAGAGACAAGATATAAATAAAGCAATAAAAGAAAGTAGGGCCAGTCTAACTGTTCTAAGAGAAAAAGCTAAGGGCAAATCTAAAAAAAGTCGTgtgtgtttaaataaaattgaaCAATGCACGAAACACACAGACACCCATCTACAAGCCttgaaagataaaattaattcgACAATAAAGGAGGGGATCAACATAGATAAAGCAAAGGAGAAGATGGAGGCTGACAAAATCAACCAAGAATTTGATGATCAGAATCAAATACTTCAAGAAGAGATTCTGAAGATTAATGAGAAGATTCGAAAGAAcaatgaagagagagaaaaacaactTGAATTAATCCATACAAATGCACAGATTAGACAAGGACAATTGAATAATAAGAAGACTGGTCTTCATAGAGACATTGATAACATTGTTAAAGAGAAGGAGAGGAAGATCAGAGAGTTGATGAAATCATTGCAGGATGACACAAAAATAATTGAGAATGCAATACAGACCATAGATACAGTACTAGAAGACGATAAAAACATTGTTAAAGACGGTCATAGTGTGAGAATGTCAGTGAGTGATAAACTAAAGAAACCACTTTATAAGAATGATGTGAAACAAATCACTGATATAATATCATGTGTGAGGTTTGTAAAGAGTGTTGGGAGAGAGAAGTATGATGGTAGGATTGGTGGGTATGATGGCGAGTGGATGCTTAGTGATACAATCAATGTTAAGAATAAAATCATAGGCCCATGTATTGTTGGTTGCATAGATGAATGTAATGTGATCATCACTGACACATTTTCAGGTAGCTGCAGGCATACATACATGTTAGATATAAACACTAAAGACATTCAGAGAGTGATAACGGGTACTGATACATCATGGGTTATCTCCTGTGCATTACTGAATGATGACAAGATAGTGTGTGGTAGACGCTATAAAGGTTGTACAAGGGACAGTTTGACTGGAAGCATCAGTGTGTATGACAGACAATGGATGTGCAtcaatgacgtcacaataccAAGAAACACAACGCGCGATACCTCATGTGTGGATGTAGCTGTTGACCGTGATGGGATGATCATCGCTGCTGAGTGGAATCAGTCTAAGATATACGTCATCAACCCAGCTGATGGTAAGATCGTGAATACCATCACATGTAAACAGGATGTACGGATGCGAGGTGTGCTATTATCAGGTCACATCATCGTTCAACCTTACCCTCGTGATGAGAGAGTACTAATCATAGACAGACAGGGTGGTCAAAGGGAAATCCCCCACAGTGATGTCATCCGGAATGTCAGTGTTGATCCTATAACAGACGACCTCTACGTTGTGACATCAGATGATGAGGGCAAGACGTGTATGATTGATCAGGTGATGAGTGGGAATGAAGTGAAGAAGAGAAGAGTGACGTCATTCCCTGTATCAACTAGACTGAATAAGGTGAATAGGATACATCTCCTTTTTTCATCTCGTGTAATGATCTCATCATCAGGCAAGATAATTACTTTTGATGGAGATAGTATTCTCGTCTTCGAAAAGCGACTCACATTCTAA